AAAATCTGAGATTGACGGTGCCATCCTTTTTGGTGGATGCCGGGGGGAGAGAGAGCAATTAGTTCATCACCCTCACGAAAGATACGCTTATGAAACGTTATGGTTCCGTTGTCGTCCTGCGCCCGGAGAAGGCCGAGGAATATAAAAAGCTGCACGCAGCCGTCTGGCCCGAGGTGCTAGCGGTCATCCGCGAGGTCAATATCCGAAACTATTCCATTTATTTGCGTACCTTTGGTGACGGCCAGCTTTATCTTTTCAGTTACTTCGAATACATCGGTAATGATTTCGAGACGGACATGGCCAAAATGGCTGCGGCCCCGATCACGCAAGAGTGGTGGGCGATAAATAAACCCTGCCATATTCCCCTAGACGACCGGGCACCCGGTGAATGGTGGGCGGGGACGGAAGAGGTCTTTCACTGCGATTGATCCGGGTTACTCGGCAAGGCGGCACCATTTGTTATTCTGGTCCGAGCGAAAAACTTTCTTTTTTTTTTAATAAGTCCGGCGCAAATTGCTGGGGAGGATATTGAGTTCCTGGCGGTATTTGGCGACCGTACGGCGGGCGATGGGAATACCCTTTTTATTCAAGAGATCAACGATGTCCATATCGGAAAAGGGGCTTTTGGGGTCTTCGGTTTTAATGAGTTCGGCGAGGGCATCCTTGACGGAGGCATTACTGACGACCTCCCCGGACTCGGAGGTGTAACCAGTCGTGAAAAAGTATTTCATTTCGAAAATACCGTAGGGTGTCTGGATGTATTTATTTGCGATGGCCCGGCT
The window above is part of the Verrucomicrobiota bacterium genome. Proteins encoded here:
- a CDS encoding L-rhamnose mutarotase, which produces MKRYGSVVVLRPEKAEEYKKLHAAVWPEVLAVIREVNIRNYSIYLRTFGDGQLYLFSYFEYIGNDFETDMAKMAAAPITQEWWAINKPCHIPLDDRAPGEWWAGTEEVFHCD